The proteins below come from a single Roseiflexus sp. RS-1 genomic window:
- a CDS encoding phosphoglucomutase — protein sequence MQTVRYTYCWEGAVVADFTLDAVRRRYAALADLLNARGWRCLVACDTRFLSAQIAADCYRGLRALGAQVSLSATPLPRPAVDVALDQHVADCALIVSAGNREYWLNGLVLIAPAPGLNPFIDGAPPSEWSPFPSDTPDANLIDARRVYIDSLRDVIDVELVRQTSLTIFVDVMNGTTGGVIPAVIGDDARTKTIEINREQDAWFGRQTPHPHSASLVRLRKLVRESDSHLGVAISADGRALGVVDNEGELASPLEIALLLAHYLNRQHRQRGLVIVPASAAASAPWVRGWETQTGLNVEFAEQPALRIAEARAAYQLLIGVTEDGQLTFGRAGGIGDAPLAALMLVELVARRGVKLCVMREKLRQPQGA from the coding sequence TCAATGCGCGTGGATGGCGGTGTCTGGTCGCCTGCGATACGCGCTTTCTTTCTGCACAGATTGCTGCCGACTGCTACCGGGGACTGCGCGCATTGGGAGCGCAGGTATCGCTCAGTGCAACGCCATTGCCGCGTCCTGCGGTCGATGTCGCGCTCGACCAGCATGTTGCCGATTGCGCGCTGATCGTGTCTGCCGGTAATCGGGAGTACTGGCTCAATGGATTGGTCCTGATTGCACCCGCGCCAGGGTTGAATCCATTCATCGATGGGGCGCCGCCTTCCGAATGGTCGCCATTCCCTTCGGATACGCCGGACGCAAACCTCATCGATGCGCGCCGCGTCTATATCGATAGCCTGCGCGATGTGATCGATGTCGAACTGGTGCGTCAGACATCACTGACCATTTTTGTGGATGTAATGAACGGTACGACAGGCGGTGTCATTCCGGCGGTGATCGGTGACGACGCCCGCACCAAAACGATTGAGATCAACCGCGAACAGGACGCCTGGTTTGGTCGTCAGACGCCGCATCCGCACAGCGCCTCGCTTGTGCGTCTACGCAAACTGGTGCGCGAGAGCGACTCGCACCTTGGAGTTGCGATTTCGGCGGATGGTCGGGCGCTTGGGGTGGTCGATAACGAAGGCGAACTGGCGTCACCCCTCGAGATCGCACTGTTGCTGGCGCACTACCTCAATCGCCAGCATCGTCAGCGCGGGCTGGTTATTGTTCCTGCTTCCGCAGCAGCATCGGCGCCATGGGTGCGCGGATGGGAAACGCAAACCGGCTTGAATGTCGAGTTTGCCGAACAACCGGCGCTGCGCATTGCCGAAGCGCGCGCAGCGTATCAGTTGCTGATCGGTGTTACAGAGGATGGACAACTGACCTTTGGGCGTGCTGGCGGCATTGGCGATGCACCGCTGGCGGCGCTCATGCTCGTCGAACTGGTAGCGCGTCGTGGTGTGAAACTGTGTGTAATGCGTGAAAAGTTGCGTCAACCGCAGGGGGCGTGA